The following proteins are encoded in a genomic region of Odontesthes bonariensis isolate fOdoBon6 chromosome 19, fOdoBon6.hap1, whole genome shotgun sequence:
- the LOC142369138 gene encoding uncharacterized protein LOC142369138: MRLSRCLCFLVLAVLSVSRGQNVIPTPPPHIPPPEIPQSSTTLPPLNGTTKEAISPTTSTALSETTPSEDERHTNGLERKAENENTTAQVTNSKGTTAKGSRTKDEGVPVATHETTAVTSSKPVTTEGSTTSTWVTTEGSTTSTWGYVILVLIILAIITLCVILYLLRRATRTYSFDLQRPIPANRLNEPTGTFEQVYLDDLDQPFPKDIVITDDLSISPVANGTSLQTEEKGSIEENAPQEQPDTNDVETAPASNTSLSSDDDPADKTPDPLSGSMLFFDAAEEQQNENNNNPSVCSSDPFVEINLDEPAWCDQLLTSSQASSSVLPFS; the protein is encoded by the exons ATGAGGCTGTCGCGTTGCCTCTGCTTCCTCG TTCTAGCAGTCCTTTCTGTTTCACGAGGACAAAATGTGATACCAACTCCACCTCCACATATACCTCCACCAG AAATCCCTCAGAGCTCGACAACCCTGCCGCCTCTGAATGGAACTACAAAGGAAGCCATCAGCCCCACGACATCAACAGCACTGTCTGAAACCACG CCGAGCGAAGATGAGCGGCATACAAATGGAttagaaagaaaagcagaaaatgaaaacacaacggcaCAGGTCACAAATTCAAAAGGGACAACTGCCAAAGGGAGCAGGACGAAGGACGAAGGTGTTCCTGTGGCGACACATGAAACGACAGCTGTCACCTCATCCAAACCAG TAACGACTGAAGGCTCGACTACTTCTACCTGGG TAACGACTGAAGGCTCGACTACTTCCACCTGGG GGTATGTGATCCTGGTGTTGATAATCCTGGCGATCATTACTCTGTGTGTCATTCTCTATTTGCTCAGGAGAGCCACCAGG ACTTACTCATTCGACCTCCAGCGTCCGATTCCTGCCAATCGTCTCAACGAGCCCACTGGCACCTTTGAACAAGTTTACCTGGATGACCTGG ACCAACCATTTCCTAAAGATATTGTGATCACCGATGACCTTTCAATCTCTCCAGTAGCCAATGGCACAAGTCTACAGACAGAGGAAAAAGGGTCCATTGAAGAAAATG CTCCACAGGAACAGCCGGACACAAACGATGTGGAGACTGCGCCCGCCAGTAACACCAGTTTATCATCGGACGATGACCCCGCTGACAAGACGCCTGACCCGCTGAGCGGCTCCATGTTGTTCTTCGATGCCGCTGAGGAGCAACAAAacgaaaacaacaacaacccgT CGGTTTGCTCCAGTGATCCATTTGTTGAAATAAACCTGGATGAGCCAGCATGGTGTGATCAGCTCCTCACCTCCTCTCAAGCTTCTTCCTCGGTCCTCCCCTTCTCTTAA